In Fibrobacter sp. UWP2, the sequence CTTCTTTTACATAAACGGAATCGCCGTCATTCGACTTGGCGCACAAGCCCAGGTCGTCGTAGGTGTCGACCGCGGTATACTGGTCGGTCGGGTCTGTGTCATCGGATTTGGTCGAACTGCCACACGCAGTCAATATACATGACACTGAAAAAGCGGCAATGAGCGTTGCTGTTTTTTTCAAGAACATATTTGACTCCTTCAACCTCTTTCGGGTTGTCTTTTCAAAATAAAAAATTCGGTTCACATTCGTAAACCTACAACCCGTAAAAAATGTTGTAGCAAGGAGCAACAAATCCTTTTTCGGAACCGTCGCCCCTCACTCTACCTTGAGGCGCTCTGCAGGCGGAGGTTCTTCCCCACCAGGGAACAAGAAATCACTTGCTCGCTCTCTGGTATCCCGCTGACTTTCCTCAAGTCGTCTTGGAACACAAAATGTTCTGTACGCACATTCTTATGGAGCAACCGACCCGAAAGGTCCAAAGACTCCTGTAAGAATCCTGCGTTTAAATTTAGATAACGATACGCTCTTTCGCCAAGGATCCCGCAAGATTCTTCCAAATTTGAGGTCAAAATGACCGCGAACGAGGCATTCTGGACCGCCTCGGGGTCGGCAAAACACTTGGCAAACTTTTTGATGTTCGCATCGTGCCTCTGCATATAGATGGATTTGCGCACCGGAACGTAGCGGTAAGCACCCGAAAAAACGAACATCACGTCAAAGACGACCACCCATATTTTAAGTAGCCCCGCCCCGAAGGCGTTTATCGGTCCGGCCTCGAGCCAGCGCAGCATCGAAGAAAAATCGTCAATGTCCATCGTGGCGCGGTCAAAGGGAACGGCTCGACGTTCTGGCGACTTCAGGAACCATATCTCGTGGAAAAAGAAATCGCCTGGGTACTTTGCCGGGGTAAGAGGGAATTCCTCGCCCGAGAGAGGCTTGGTCACCACACGGCGCACCTTGATGCACCGGTTGAGGTCGTTGATGCACTCCCCCCGGTTTTGCAACATAAAGCGCGACGGGTAACGGGGGCCCGGTTCCATATTCTCGCTGCGGTTGGAGTAGGCGAATTCGCCCATGCCGTCGTCCACGGAGTTGAAGGCGACCATGCTGTTCTCCGGGAATAGCGCGACCGCCGCCAGCGGGAGCTCAGTCGGGCCGAGTTCAAGCGCCACGGCAAGCGCATCATCAACAAAACCGGCAAGAGGGAATACTTTTTTGCCCTGCGACTTGGCAAAGAGAATCGTATTCGCGCAGGCGGCGCCCACGTCCATTTGCACCTGGCGGTAAGCGGACTCCCTAAAGCGCCACACAGACCGTTCCATGAGGCCGGTGTACAAATAAAGGATATTCGCCTGCTCCACAAAATTTTTTTCGGGGAACACAGCGGCAATGGCCGCCATCATCGGCCTCCCGCCAATGTTCACCAGCTCGCGCGAATCCTGGTCGTAAAAGTAGACGCCGTCGGGAACTTCGCCACCGCGAACCACCAAGTACACCCCAACCGAGCAAAGCCCGTCGGCAAAGGCGGGAGCGTGCAGCGGGCACTTGGATTCACTCAGGGCATAGCGCTTGGCACCCGCATACCGCTTGTCGAGCAGCGGCATGTTCTCCCAGTGAAGCATGACCGGGTCGCCACTGCTGCGGGGCGCGTACTGAGTGGAGTCGTGATATGTCTCTGAATAAAAGGGCACGGATAAAAATTAAATAAAAAGCTAAAAAAAAGCCCCGAAATACGCAAAAAATAGGCAAATTTCGCAAATCCAATACATTTAATACAGTTTTGTCTCTAAGTTCACTTTCCGCACAGACATTCCCATTCAAAGTTCGTAATTTAAAAAAGGAAGAGACTCAATGTTTCAAATCTCCTTTCATAACCAAACCCACAAGCTGCACGGCAGAACCGTGCGGCTTTCTTGTTTTTAAATCCCTAAAATTCCTAAATTTATGGGTATTATGCGTTTATACAGGAAGACTTGGCTCTGTTCGGTAGTTTTGATGGCGGGCGCCGCCCATGCCGCCGGTTTTTATGGTAACCAAAGCGACATCAAGTGGAAAACCGCCGGAACCGAGCATTTCCAGTTCATGTATCCGCAAGAATACACGGAGCACGCCGCCGTGGTCTCGGCCTATGCCGAAGCCGTTTACGACTCGGTGGTGAGCCGCTACCGCATCGACCTGCCCGGCCGCGTGAACGCCACCCTGAACAACGCCCTGTACAGCAATGGCAGCGCTGTCCCCAGCGAGAACGCCATCAACCTGTGGCTCACCAACTGGGATTTCAAAGTGAGAAGCAGCCACGGCTGGGTGAGCGACGTGGTGACCCACGAGTTCAGCCACCTGGTGAGTATCGAGAACGGGAGCAAGTTCGTCCCAAGTCTCTACGGCTTCCAGGTCAGCTACACCGACTACTACAACGAACGCACCACCAGCGACTTCGCCACCATGGTGCCCTTCACCCTGCAACCCCTGTGGTTTGCCGAGGGTACCGCCCAGTACGAATCGAGCCGCATGGGCTTTGACGCCTGGGACGCGCACCGCGACATGCTGCTGCGCACCGCCGCCCTGAACGATAGCCTGCTCCCGCTCGAGTACATGCACGACTTTTCAGACAACTCGTTGTTTGCGGAGCTGGGCCCCTACACCCAAGGCTTTGCCTTGGTGCGATACATCGCCAAGCACTATGGAGACAACGCGGTGCCCAAAATTTGGTCCGAGCTGGCCCGCCCGCACCGCGTCACCCTCGATGCCGCCCTCAAAAAAGTACTACGGGTTGGCGAAAAAGAACTCTACGAAGCATGGAAAAAGGAAATTACCGCCGGCTACAAGGCGCAAAAGGACTCCCTCGGCACACTGGTCCAGGGAACCAAGATTACCGCCGACGCCTTCTGGCAGGATTTTCCCGTGGTCGCGGGCAAGCACCTGTACGGCGTTTCGAACTTTGGCGGGCCCTGGTTTGACGGCTCCGTTTTCAAGATGCCCATCGAAGCCGACACCGTAAACGCAAACAGCGATAAAATGGACTCCGCCGACAAGAACGATTCCACGGGCACTTCTGTCAAGGTCGGTGATATTTCTATCGAGGGCGCCAACACCGACAGCACCATCGACATTTCGGAATACGCCAAGAGCGGTTTCAAGGCCAAAAAGCCTTGGTTCGACAAGGGCATTGACGTAATCGACTTGCCCGAACGCGGACCGATTCTCGCCTACGTGAGTTACCAGAACCGCGACAAAGACGGCCACGCGCACTTTGACATCGCCGTGAGCGACACCAACAAAAACCAGCTCACCCTCACCTACCTCGCCGACGCCATCTACCCTGCCTTCGACAAGCAGGGCTCCACCATCGTGTTCGCCCGCCGCGAGCCCTTCAGCACCCGCTTTGTACTGAGCAAGGTTCCCTTCAACGCCGATTTTTCGGAATACGTTTCCGAGGACCCCATTGACCTCTACGTTCCCGACAAGACCTTTAGATACTACAACATATACAGTCCCAAGTTCAGCCCCAACGGCAAGCGCATCGCTTTCGGCTTTTTTGACGACAAACAGCGCGGTATTGCGGTGATTGACGCCGACGGGCAGAACTTCAAAGTCGTGAGCACCAAAGGCTTTGACGAGCGCGACGTGAACTGGATCGACGACGACAAGATTGTTTTCGCCAGCAACCGGAACGGCATATTCAACCTGTTCGAAAAGAGCCTGAGCACCGGAGTCGAGCAGCCCCTTACCAATGTTTTGGGCGGCGCGTTCACGCCAACAGTCGACAAAGACACGATATACTTTACCCAGTACGACAAGGACGGGTTTTCCCTGTACAAGCTGGGCTACAAGGCTCCCGTTCCCGCCACAAGCGACACGACCGTGAGCATCACCACGCGTGACAGCACCATCCAAGTCGCCGACACCACCTGGAGCGTGTGCCCCGACTCGACCCTCAAAGACAGCACCGCCGATTCTACAGCCCAGTGCGTGCCGACACCGACCGTAGCTACAAGGGACAGCGTCATCCACATTCAAGACACTGTCAGGACGGTTAACGCCAAGGAGGCCGCCAACGTCATCACCCTCCACAGGAGCCTCCCCGTGCGCGAAAACAAGCCCCTGGAACTCACCGAGCGCGAATTCGCCGGTGCCGAAAAAGACTACAGGCCCATCCCCACCGTCCCCATGTTCGTTCCCATCTTGAGCTTCAACGAAAACGCCCCGGACCTCACCGTATTTGGCGAAGGTGAACTCAAAACAAAAGCCGGGCTTGCCGTCATCTTGAGCGACCCGCTCAAAAAGAACGTGGTGCAGCTGGGACTCTTGCTGGAACTGGGCAAGGGAATCGACTTCATCAACGGCGACGGGCTCAATCCCGAGCAAGAAAAGGAATTCTTTGCCGCGTGGGAAAACCACAGCACACCCATTGACCTCGGACTCTCTTACAGCTACGCGAACTACACCAGCAAAGACACTGTGCGCTACGAGGATGTGCGCGCCCACAACGGCGACAGCCTGGGCATGAGCCACTACGCCATCCCCATGCAGTCCATCATCGGCACGGCGGGCTACAGCATCTTCAAGAGCATCGACACCTTGCAGGTCGCCCTCGGTTACGACTGGGCCGACTTCAACCTCTACGAAGACAGCTTTAGCTGGACCTACCAAAAAAGGATCAGCGCGCTAGTCGCCCTCGGCCTTTACGGCGACCATGAAGGCGAAGAGGGCACCGGCATTAGCGGGCAGGGCAACGGCCTCTTGCTCTATTACCAGTACGCCAACAGCGACCTCTACCGTCCGGGCACCTTCGCCGAGAGCTTCTACATTACCGAGAGCGGATCCATCAAGCCCAAGTACAGGAACTTCAACATCAACGAAGTCGGCTTGAACCTTTACGGCAGCATCCAGAGCCCGTTCACCGGGGCTCGCCTCGCCGCAGGCGGCAAGGTGAGCGGCATTGTGAGCTGGAACACCGACGCCCCCGAAGACACGCTGGACTCGTACTACTACAGCCCGGTGTTCCTTGAAGGCTACCCCTACCTGCGCAGCAGCGAAGACTACACGCGCGCCGGCACCAAGACCGCCATGGCGGAACTCCACTACCTGTTCCCCATTTACGACGACTGGCGCAAGTCCGCCTGGATCTTTAGCACACGCGCATTCTACTTTGACGTGTTCGCCCAGGTGGGCGCCGCCTGGAACAGCAAGTGGTTCGACACCGACAAATTCACCGATCACCGTTTCTGGGACCGTGACGTGGGCATCAGTTTCCGCATGTCGAACAAGATTTTCTACAGCATCCCGCTCGACATCTCGCTCACGTTCGCCCGTGGGCTCAGCCGCATTGGCGAGGACGACGAACTGCACGGAGGCTGGAAACTCCACCCCATCGACCTGCCGCTACTCCCCGAGAGCATTTGCCCCACGAGGATCAAGTTCGCCATTGGCATGGGTTTTGTGAATTCTTGGCAGTAAGCTAGCGCCTTTTTTTGCTGTTGACTTCGCCGGGCAATAACTGTCCCGGGCTGGAGCGCTGTCCGTCCTTGCCCGTAAAGTTCGGGTTGAACGGTTTCACTAGGTTGTTCTTCTTGATTTCACCCTGGACCTCGGTCAAGTGCGCTTCCCACTCCTGCATGGCGTTGTCCAAGTCGGCACGAGCTTGCAGCATCATTTCGCGAAGCTGCACCAGTTCCATCATCTGGTCACGCTTCATAATCCAGAGTTCTTCTTCCTCCGGCATGCGCTCGATGTTAAAGAGCAGGTTCAGGTACTTGTCCTCGGCTTCTTTGTACGCCTTGTAGGTATCCGTGTAAACCATGTGGCGGTCGTCCACCATCGTCTGCTGCGGAGACGGATGGCTGGTACAGCCCGCAAAAACGAGAGCCGAAAAAAGCAAAGACAAAGGAGCCGAATATCGCATATCGTTAAACTACAAAAATCCTACTCGGCAGGCGTCTCGGCGGCGACTTTCAAGTTGTAAAGGCGCTCAATCGAAATATGGCTTGTGAACTTGACGGTATCCTTGGTAATGGGGTGCACCATCGTATGCGTTCCGACCTTGACCTCGCGTTCCTGGCAGGGCACGCCCGTTTCGGGCTCAAGCATGACCTCGTACTGGGTATCGTACTCCGCCTTGAGCCCCATGTTGTACGCCTTGTACTTTTCGGGAATGATGTTGCTATTCACATGCTGTTCCCAAATGTAGTACGGGAAGCTTTCCTTTTCGTGCAAATAGATGATGTAATCCAGGCAGTGGCGATGGTCACGGTTCTCGAATCCCTTGGTCACCACGGAGTCTATTTGAATCAAGGCGAAGTTCAAACGGCCCTGATCCTTGAGCATCTGGGTCACGTTCGCCTTTGTAGGCACATTGCCAATAAGCAGGTGGTCCATCTCCCAGCGGTGCTTTTCCAGGCGCCTGAGATGCGGCTTGTAGTCGGGATTCAAAAGTTGGGTACGCCAGCGCTCGGGCATGGGGATGTGCGCCACAAGCGTGTCGTAGCCGTCTTCAAGGCCGGTCAGCGAAACGACCTCGCGGTCCACCGCCTTGGTCTCGACCTCGGCCACACGCCAAGCCAGTTCCGAGGGCATGTAGTTTTTGAGGTAACCGCGGGATTTGTCGATGATGTACTTGCGCTTGACAACTATCGTATCGCCAACGGTAGAATAGTTCAAGTCCACATACGCCGCGGTAATGGTCCCCATCTTTTCTTCGCCCTCCATGTCCAGGGTGGCAAAGTAGCTCTCTGTATAGAGTTCCAAATCCACGGGTGTCACCACCTTGTAGTTCACGGTCACTTCGGACTCTCCGCAAGCCGCAAGCATCAAGGAGGCAAAGCCGGTCACAGCCAAAAACTTTTTATACATCATCTGTTTCCCAATAAAACAACTGGGCCAAAATTACTTAATTGTCGTGAGCTGGAGTTCCTTGGCGGCAAGAACCTTGCCCCCCGTAGAGACTTCGACCACGATGGACCCTGCGTGTTTGTGCTTGGTCATATCGCGGGCAGTCAGGTACTGACCATGCTTGGTGCGGCCCTGCAGCGTGTAAGAGCTCATCTTGTCGGTCACGCGGGCCTCGTGACTCCAAATTTCGGCGCCCCTGTTTTTGAGGGTTCCCTCATAGAACGACATCTTGAGGGTATTGAAGTCAAAACCCGTACCGTAGCTGAACTGAATAATCAGCTGGTCCGTGAGGTCGAACGTGCTCGACGTGTCGGCCACAATCTGGGAACCCGGGTTCCATTCTCGCCCGCAAACGATCTCGGGAGTCGGATTCGAGCAGCCCGCCAGTAGCGAGACCAGCGAGAGTGCAGTCAAAGCTGCGATTTTTGTCAGTTTTCTCATTTTACCCTTCCTTGTTAATTAAAACCAGAACCGCAGGCCTATGCGGAAGTAAAAGTCAGGAATCTCCCATTCCACATCACTATCGTCATGGCCTACATAGTCTTCGTCCCACCACAGGTAGTGGAACTCACCCACAGGGTTCAATTCCAAATAGAGCTGCAGAGGCATCACAGGGAATTCCCACTGGTAGCCGCCCACCACGCCAAAGCGGATGGCAAGTCCACCATAATCCCAGCCGCTGTACGACTCGCCCCACCAGCCTAGACCGCCGGCAGGACCGCCATACACGCCCATGCGTCCAAGTTTACCGGGGACACCGGCAAAATAGTAGTTCCAATAATACCCCACGTAGCCGCCCAGCGAGTTGTCGCCGCTGCTAAAGTAAAAGTGCAGGTAGATGTCGACCGTAATCAGGTCGCCCTGACGCAGTTCAAAATCCAGACCAAAACGTTCACCGGGATTGCCGGCTTGCGCCCAGCCACCAATACCCATGCTCTTGCCCGCGGCCTCGCTTTGGGCAAAGGCGGCAACAAAAGAAAACAACAAAACAGCAATTAACTTTTTCATACGGTCTCCGGTTTCAAGTTAGCAATAAGGCATGTAAAATAGGCGAAACAATAAAAAAAAAGCGGTAAAATCCGACCTTCTTTCGCACAAATTTATATGATATGCAAGCTTTAGCGCGAAAGCACAAACATCATTTCGAGGTGAGGCGTTTGCGGGTAGAACGCGAACCCCTCGGCATGCTTGAGCGCAAAGCCCGCGGCGGCGAACTTGGCGTAATCGCGGGCGAGCGTCACAGGGTCGCACGAAACGTAAATCAGGCGGTTCACCGAGGATTCCGCTATGGCGTCGAGGGCTTCTTTCGGGAGGCCCGTGCGCGGCGGGTCCACGATGAGCGTCGCGGGGATGTTTACCACGTTGCTCGCAAGCCATTCCTCGGCCGGGGCGGAAATCGACTCACACGTATCAGATAAATTAACTTTCGCATGCTGCAGGCATTTTTCTTCGCGTTCCACGGTCGTGACGCGTTTGAACTTTTCTTGCAAGAGGGCAGCAAAGAAACCTACCCCGCTAAAAAGATCGATAAGCCATTCGTCGCTCGCTTCACCGCTTGCCAGGCCCTCGTCCACGGCATCGCGCACGGACTGTACCAGCGCGGGCAACAGCGCGAGATTGCTCTGGAAGAACACGCTAGCGTCACTCTCGATTTTCTTGCCGCAGATTTCGGCGACGCTCGCCGCATTCTCGCTGAACTCGCGGGCAGGCATTCCCTCGTAATAGTACGAGATTTCGCCAGCGCCGTTATCAAAGAGGTTCACCTCCATCTCGCGGCCGGGGCGGAACTTGCCCGCAAAAATCTCGCGGGCGCGACCCTGCAAAAAATCGTTGAGCGCGGGAGTCAATACGGGGCAGTTCTTGAACAGCACCACGCTGTTGCTTTCTTGCTTGCGGAACCCGAAACGCACAATCGGCTTGTCGCCGGCCTGGTCGCAAACCACGACGACCCGCGCGCGGTTGCGGTAACCCCACGCGGGGCCCGTATGCACCTTGAAATCTTCGGGCAAATCGATGCGGGCGATGCGCCGGAAGTTCTCGCGCTCGACCTGCGCCAGGTATTCCGCCTGCTTTGCGCTATCCAGGTGCTGCAAACTACACCCGCCGCACTTGCCGTACAGCGGGCAGCGCGCTTCTACGCGGTCGGGATTTGCACCTTCCAGGAGCTCCACGACATGCCCGCGAGCAAAATCCTTTTTCGTAAACGTCACCGCCACCTTGCAGAATTCGCCAGGCAACGCGCCCGCGACAAAACACACGCGGCCATCGGGCAGGCGCGCCATCCCCTTGCCGCCCTGCACCATCTTCTCGATGCGGACATCGAACACCTCGCGGGCGGGCACGGAATATGCGGGGCGTGCAGACGCAGGGCGCTTGTGGCTCGGTCTGCGAGGCTTGCCAGGTTTGTAGAAATTGCGGGACATCGGGCTTAAAGATAGAAAAGACACACCTATCTGCATACAACTTTCTTATATTAACAAACATGAAACGCGCTCTCCTCTTTACTCTTGCACTTATTCCTGCGTTCTTTGTTGCCTGCGATGATAACGATTCCTCTGCAACAGTCGCCGGCACCGATGCAGAACAATCGCCTAGCAGTTCGTCCATGGACGAAACCGAATCCAGTTCCGCGATATCTTCGTCCAACAGTGCGCAACCATCAAGTAGCGACATTTCCTCGTCAAGTGAAGCGCAACTGTCAAGCAGCGAAGTCTCTTCGTCAAGCGAATCCCCTAACACAAGTATAACACCCGCCAGTTCCACAACGGACGTCATCCTGAGCAGTAGCGACAATGCGACTAGTTCGGCTGATTCGGCAGGTTCATCAACCGAATCGATTTCCTCGAAGTCTTCGTCAAGCAGCGCACAGTTATCGAGCAGTACACAATCGTCGGGCAGCAAAACATCATCGTCCAGCACCGAACCGAGCAGTTCCTCTGAAACCCTAGTGTCGATAGAGACATGCCCGAATCCGGATATCGAATATGGGACCTTGATCGATCCACGCGATGGCAAGACCTATAGAACCGTCAAGATTGACGGGAAAAACTGGATGGCAGAAAACCTGAACTATGCGGACAGCGTAAAAACTCCAAGCCTTCTGACAGGAACCTGGTGCTATAACGAGAATGACACGAACTGCAATGCCCTAGGGCGTCTTTATACCTGGGGTTCCGCCATAGATTCCGTTGCGCTGGCGACGGAACAATCCCTTGATTGCGGCTATCTAAAAAAATGTCGTATTCCCGACGAAATCCAAGGAATCTGCCCTCCAGGTTGGCGTCTGCCTAATGAAGGAGACTGGAATAGCCTACTCAAGGCCGCCGGCAATAATAGGGGAAGTGTCCTTAAGTCGCGGTGTGGTTGGGCTAATGACGGGAATGGAACGGATGATTTTGGCTTTGCAGCATTGCCTGCAGGCGGAGGAACCGGAACCGACCAGTTCACCGGATTTGGCACCGCCGCACACTTCTGGACTTCATCTGGTGGCGCAGTAGCATCTTCAGCCTCCCAGATAACCTTCTACGAAGATTACAGCAATTACGTCTATGTAGGTTCTGGACTTGGCAATAAGAATTCCGTATTTTCTGTCCGCTGTATCCAAGACTAGCTTTTCTGCACTTTATCGGGAAAACAAACTCTCCGCATAAGCGGAGGGCGTTTTATTTCTATCTTTGAGCCCGAAGATGTCGACGATTCTTTTGCCAGAAACCCTTTCGGCAGCCAACAGCAAGGTGCTGCTGCAGAACTGCAAGAAGCAGCTCTGCACGGGAGCGCTTACCCTGGACGGATCGCAACTCAAGACCATGGACTACAGTGCCGACGCCTTTTTCGCGCTTCTCGCCGAGCTGGCCGAGAAAACGGGAAACAGGCTCACGCTGGCACACTTCAACGAAGACATCAAGGCGCACCTGAAATCGCTCCGCAAGATGGACCCGCCCGAAAAGCCCGTCAAGGGCACGAACAACGTCCTCGAGATGCTCGGCGGCCTCGGCTTCACGTTCATCAAGGAATTCGTCGAAGTCCTCATCCTGCTATTCATGTCCATCTACTGGACCGTATTCGGGCCGTTCGACAAGGGCAAAATCCATTTTGGCGGAGTCACCAAGCAGATGTTCAAATCGGGCAGCGAAGCCATGGGAATCTGCTTCTTGTTCGTGGGGCTCATTTGCCTTACGATGGCTTTGCAGAGTTCGGTGATGCTCAACGCCGTCGGTGGCGGTTCGTACCTCGCATCCGGCCTCGGCTTCCTCATCTTCGCCGAAATCGGCCCGCTCCTCACGACCATCATCCTCGCCGGCCGTTCCGGCAGCGCCATGGCCGCCGAAATCGCAAACATGAGCGTCTGCGAAGAAGTCAAGGCCATCAAGTCCATGGCCATCCCGCCGGTGCAGTACCTGGTTGTCCCGCGCTTCATCGCCTTGAGCATCACGACACCCATCCTCTCGTTCTGCTCGTCCATTGTCGGGTGCCTTGCCGGTTTCCTCATCGCCTACTTCTTCTGCGACATTTCTTTTTCTAACTACATGATGGGCATTCGCGACGGCATCGCCCCCATCACGTTCCTCAAGAGCAACGTCAAGGCGCTCGTATTCGGCTGGATCGTGACGCTCATCGCCTGCAACAAGGGCCTCAACGCCCACGGCGGCGCCGAAGCCGTCGGCAAGGCGACTACCGCGAGCGTCGTTTCGGCCATCTGTTCCATCGTCATCGCGGACACGCTGTTCGCCTTCATATTCTACTAGGGGTAACCATGGAAGAAATCCTGAAAGTAGATCACCTGAAGGCCAGTTACGGCAACGAGACTATCCTCAAGGACATCTCGTTCGGCGTAAGGAAGGGCGAAATCCGCATGGTACTCGGAAGTTCGGGTTGCGGCAAGTCGACGCTCCTGAACAATATCCTGAAATTCATCAAGTCGGATTCGGGAACCATCACCTACTTCGGCAAGCAGTTCGGCCCCAAGGACGGGCTCGACAGCGAGACCCGCATGCACACGGGCGTACTCTTCCAAAGCGGGGCACTCATCGCCGACTTGACTGTCGCCGAGAACGCGATGTTGCCCTTGAAACGCAGCATGCCCTACATGCCCAAGAGCCAGATGGAAGCGATTGTTGCAGACCGCCTGGAAAAGGTGCACCTGTTGCACGCTTTCCACAAGTACCCCGGCGAGATTTCCGGCGGCATGAAAAAGCGCGCCGCCCTCGCCCGCGCTATAGCGCTCAAGCCCGAACTGCTCTTTTGCGACGAGCCTTCTACAGGCCTCGACCCGGTGACGGCACGCTCGCTCGACGAGCTGCTCCTGGAACTGCGCGACACGCTCGGCGTCTCGATGGTCATCGTGAGCCACGAACTTGAGAGCATCAAGATTATTTGCGACCGTTTCGTGTACCTGAAAGACGGCTATGTCCTGATGGACGGCACGCTCCAACAAGGCATGGAGTCCGACGACCCGACGCTCAAGCACTTTTTCAGCCGGCAATGCCCCAAGGAAACGTATTCCACCGGCTTCTACAATTTTGAATTTATTGATTGAGTTGGAGACACAATGGAAACCACCCGATCCGAAAGAATTAAACTTGGCGCCTTCATGCTGTTTTGCGGCATCATGGTTTGCGTATTCCTCGGCTACGTGCTCAAGCGCTACCTGAGCGAGCAGTACGACAACTACTACACCATTTTCGACACCGACGTGAACGGTCTCTTTGTAGATGCAAAGGTCAAGCTGAACGGTATCGACGTCGGTAGCGTCACGAACATCGTGATTAACGACTCGAACCTGAACCAAGTGGTGGTCTCGTTCAAGGTGCATGAGGGGACCCCTATTAAGCAGGGCACCCGCGCGGGCATGACGGCAGGCATGAACCTCACCGGCGAAAAACAGCTGGTGCTCTCGGGCGGCAATTTCAACGAGCCGAACGTTCCCGAGGGCGGCCTCGTGCCGGCGGCCTACTCCACCTTTGACCACATCACGAACCAGGCATCCAACATCGTGGGGCACGTAGATTCGGTTCTCGTAAACATCAACACCATTTTTTCCGAAGAAAACGCGCAGAACCTGAGCAAGGCCATCCAGAATTTCGAAGCCATGACAAACAACCTCAAGCGCGTCACGCAAAGTATGTCGGGACCCATCGAGAACATTTCCAAGTCTGCGGAATCCATGCACAAGGTGATGACGGAAATCGAAGAAGCGAAGATTGCCGCCAAGGCCAGCGAAGACCTGGATATCGTCAAGGAAAAGCTCGAAGCCATCGACACGAAGAGCCTGAACGACAGCTTGCAGCAAGCCATGGCCGCCATCAGCCAGCTCTCCAAGCGCATGGACCTGATGATCTACAACAACCAAGACCAGCTGGGCGAAGTGATGACGGAGCTTGGCTCCGTGCTCGAGAACCTCAACGAATTTAGCCAAAAGATCAAGAACAACCCGTCGGCACTCATCCACGGCGAAAGCCAGAGCCGCCGTAAGTAAGGGGAAGAGCCATAATGAAGAATATTCGAATTTTTGCCATTGTCGCAACGTTCCTAGCCACCACGACGCTTACCGCATGCCTTGGAGGCGGCAAGAGCGAGCCCACCCGTTACTACACGCTCGCTATCGAGAACATCAATATGCCCTCTGCCGGCGACGCCCAGAACGCCCCACGCGTCCAAATTCGCAAGTTCACCGTAGAGGCCGCCTACCAGAGGAACAACATTGTCTACCGCGAATCCGCCTACGACTTTATGTTCTACGACCTGGACCTGTGGGCAAGCCGCCCCGACAACATGCTGACGCAGCTTGTGACCGAATACGTGAACCAAAGTGGTCTCTTTAAGCCCGCCGAGGCAAAGCCCACGATCAAGC encodes:
- a CDS encoding PD40 domain-containing protein, yielding MRLYRKTWLCSVVLMAGAAHAAGFYGNQSDIKWKTAGTEHFQFMYPQEYTEHAAVVSAYAEAVYDSVVSRYRIDLPGRVNATLNNALYSNGSAVPSENAINLWLTNWDFKVRSSHGWVSDVVTHEFSHLVSIENGSKFVPSLYGFQVSYTDYYNERTTSDFATMVPFTLQPLWFAEGTAQYESSRMGFDAWDAHRDMLLRTAALNDSLLPLEYMHDFSDNSLFAELGPYTQGFALVRYIAKHYGDNAVPKIWSELARPHRVTLDAALKKVLRVGEKELYEAWKKEITAGYKAQKDSLGTLVQGTKITADAFWQDFPVVAGKHLYGVSNFGGPWFDGSVFKMPIEADTVNANSDKMDSADKNDSTGTSVKVGDISIEGANTDSTIDISEYAKSGFKAKKPWFDKGIDVIDLPERGPILAYVSYQNRDKDGHAHFDIAVSDTNKNQLTLTYLADAIYPAFDKQGSTIVFARREPFSTRFVLSKVPFNADFSEYVSEDPIDLYVPDKTFRYYNIYSPKFSPNGKRIAFGFFDDKQRGIAVIDADGQNFKVVSTKGFDERDVNWIDDDKIVFASNRNGIFNLFEKSLSTGVEQPLTNVLGGAFTPTVDKDTIYFTQYDKDGFSLYKLGYKAPVPATSDTTVSITTRDSTIQVADTTWSVCPDSTLKDSTADSTAQCVPTPTVATRDSVIHIQDTVRTVNAKEAANVITLHRSLPVRENKPLELTEREFAGAEKDYRPIPTVPMFVPILSFNENAPDLTVFGEGELKTKAGLAVILSDPLKKNVVQLGLLLELGKGIDFINGDGLNPEQEKEFFAAWENHSTPIDLGLSYSYANYTSKDTVRYEDVRAHNGDSLGMSHYAIPMQSIIGTAGYSIFKSIDTLQVALGYDWADFNLYEDSFSWTYQKRISALVALGLYGDHEGEEGTGISGQGNGLLLYYQYANSDLYRPGTFAESFYITESGSIKPKYRNFNINEVGLNLYGSIQSPFTGARLAAGGKVSGIVSWNTDAPEDTLDSYYYSPVFLEGYPYLRSSEDYTRAGTKTAMAELHYLFPIYDDWRKSAWIFSTRAFYFDVFAQVGAAWNSKWFDTDKFTDHRFWDRDVGISFRMSNKIFYSIPLDISLTFARGLSRIGEDDELHGGWKLHPIDLPLLPESICPTRIKFAIGMGFVNSWQ
- a CDS encoding class I SAM-dependent RNA methyltransferase is translated as MSRNFYKPGKPRRPSHKRPASARPAYSVPAREVFDVRIEKMVQGGKGMARLPDGRVCFVAGALPGEFCKVAVTFTKKDFARGHVVELLEGANPDRVEARCPLYGKCGGCSLQHLDSAKQAEYLAQVERENFRRIARIDLPEDFKVHTGPAWGYRNRARVVVVCDQAGDKPIVRFGFRKQESNSVVLFKNCPVLTPALNDFLQGRAREIFAGKFRPGREMEVNLFDNGAGEISYYYEGMPAREFSENAASVAEICGKKIESDASVFFQSNLALLPALVQSVRDAVDEGLASGEASDEWLIDLFSGVGFFAALLQEKFKRVTTVEREEKCLQHAKVNLSDTCESISAPAEEWLASNVVNIPATLIVDPPRTGLPKEALDAIAESSVNRLIYVSCDPVTLARDYAKFAAAGFALKHAEGFAFYPQTPHLEMMFVLSR
- a CDS encoding fibrobacter succinogenes major paralogous domain-containing protein, which produces MKRALLFTLALIPAFFVACDDNDSSATVAGTDAEQSPSSSSMDETESSSAISSSNSAQPSSSDISSSSEAQLSSSEVSSSSESPNTSITPASSTTDVILSSSDNATSSADSAGSSTESISSKSSSSSAQLSSSTQSSGSKTSSSSTEPSSSSETLVSIETCPNPDIEYGTLIDPRDGKTYRTVKIDGKNWMAENLNYADSVKTPSLLTGTWCYNENDTNCNALGRLYTWGSAIDSVALATEQSLDCGYLKKCRIPDEIQGICPPGWRLPNEGDWNSLLKAAGNNRGSVLKSRCGWANDGNGTDDFGFAALPAGGGTGTDQFTGFGTAAHFWTSSGGAVASSASQITFYEDYSNYVYVGSGLGNKNSVFSVRCIQD